tcgccagactcttcaggggttcagggggtctccaagagagagagagcttttgtgaggggacttcatgtgagagagaattgggtgtacaagggttgagggtgaggtctcctcttgtaaaattttcttttcatagtgaagtttgcatgccccgtggaggcgagcccttttgtggctgatccacgtattttgattgtttttccttttgttttatttcttctttcttcctgctgcatcgcgtggtactggaaagatcttgggaggtggtgtcttggccggacatccacccaacaaaaaataatactaataataataataataattaaaatataaattttatcattttttcaATCAATTTGTTTTATTCTCTCCCAAACTAAAGTTcccttcattttttattttttcctttttcttttgcatgtcagagtatccttctctcttattttgattagaattttTTCCCAATAATCCACTAATATGGCAATTTTTTCTCCCAACCATTTCTTTCTGCTATATCTTAAGAGCCTCTTCTTGCCACATCACAAAAAAAATTGTATTCTGTTCAATTGGTGACCGAAAATTGACGATAATAGCTTAAATGAATCGGATTTATAATGTCTGGATGATGCTGTAACTTTTGAAAGATtgggatctaaataatttttagccgTACTTTCTGGGACCAGTTTAGCAAACAAGCCATTACCAGTATAAACTCCGATAAAGATagagatttaaatttagattatcgCGGCTGAGATGATGCACAGAAAAACAAGTGGACTCCATACAAATAGATACACCACATTAGAACAAAAGCAGTCACCTGTTGGTCTTCCTCCTCTTATCAACAAAAAATTGGGATCTAAACAAGAAGGCCTTTCTAGGATCATAGGCAACTAATGAATTTGCTGCAGAAGTGCCACAAAAATTTAAGAATGCAGAAATTATATTGGAGGCAAAAATCAAAAGTAATGTTAAGTTCTTTCATAGATCTACTATATTTAGAAGAAGAAGGAACCGAATTTTCACTTTGGAAAATGAGGCCGGGTAATGGATTGAAGAGGACGTGGTGAGACATGAACTTCTTCGGCATCTTGTAAAAACTACAAGTCACAGTAATTACCTGTAGATATTTGGTTGCCTCAACCACATGTTACTGTTGTTCCAGAGTAGAATGCGAGGCTTGTTCTTCTGTGCAACACAACGAGGTCTTCCATCACGGTTTCATCGCCTTTCCGTCCCAATTTCTTACGCCGAGTATTCCACGTGGATCGGTCCCCTTGGATCCTCCCCGGCATATGATACGCACGTTGCACGCGCCGGAGAAAtagaagactcccaatgggagtcttcttcttctcgaCGAGTCCAGGAAGGAAGCGGATTCCTAGGGGGAACCCAGGAAATCCAGTATAAACATCCCCTCCGTGACCCTCTACAACGAccatctctcttctttctcaccATTTTTACCGATTTTCTTTGACAACCGCTTCTGTCCGTCTTCCCTGCACCTGCCAAACCCAGTCCCAATCCCTGATCCCCACCTCCTCCCCAAACGCCACCTCCGGATCTGATGCCCCCATCACCGACAACCCCTTCGGATCTGCCGACTCTCTTGATCAACGATCAGGAGGACTGCTACCGGCGAACCCAGTCCCAATCCCTGATCCCCGCCTCCTCCTCGAACACTCCAATCCTCCAGCCACCGGCTTCAGAAGCCACGATCGCGAGGACGTCGAACAAGCCGCAGGAATCCCTCCTTGCGCGCGTGCTCGATGACAAGATAAAAAATGTCACGAGGACCCTCGATCTCTTGAATAACACCAAGAGCCTGATCGTCGGACCCACCGGTATCCCTTTCGAGAACCTTGATCCCCTGGACCGGAGCTTTGCTTACCTGCGCCTAGTCCGCCTGATCAACCTCCAGACCGATATTCCTTTAGAGAACCTTGATCCCCTGGTCCAGAACCATGATCACCTGATCAACAAGGTGACCAGCTTCATCGACGGCCTTCATCGGGCGCGTCTGAAGTTGCAGTATGAATATCGGATCTAGGTCCGATTGGCGAGGTACCTTTCTCCTTATCTTCTTTATTTTCTGTTCGCTTTGTTAAGTGAATGAATCAGAagtagcaaaaaaataaaaatatttcctCCAATTTTTTGGTTATTTTTTATTACTATTTCACTTTGTATCAAATGGCGATGATTAGTATTTTAAACAGTATGATATAGGACCTATAGTAGAGATAACAGTTGGTTTGTTAATAACATGTTAATCGAAAAATCTAAACATAAATCTGCTTAAATATAAATACTGATCTTAAACCGTCAAAAAACTTAATTTGCTAATTagataatatctttttttttaatttctcttttttttcttgaaatttcaTGCACATACGTCCGATTATTTCTCATGTAGCATATTATTAAAGATGCATCCAATCAAactcatatttttattatatctataaatagaaaaaaataagaaagggaTCTTATTTCTCATCCATATTAATTGAGTGAACTAAAATATCCTCATTAAGCATTATCTCAAATTGAGTGATattatttcaatcaaaattactaATTTTTAATGTATCTGAATTTAGCAATCCGTGATATCTCTTTGCACCTCACATGAATTCTATTCTAAAGAAGGTACCTTCCATTACGTGGACAAGAACCAGATAATATCAAAACTTAATTTATTTACTCAGTGTATGCAAAAAgccattaatcaaataaaaaataatataatataattttattaagagatttttaatattttagaagAAAGATTTCTAACAACAATAATGGTAGAAATAATTTGACCATACTTATAAGGACATTCTTTATTTTACTTTGCATAAAGTTAGGATTATTTTGTTGACCTTATATTATTGCCAAAAGATTTTGAGAAGATTAAAATTATGAGTGCTCTTTAGATTGTCAACTTCTCGTATTTACAAAATTGAGGGTGTGAGGCAAAGCCTCATACTGGATCAGCCTGTTCTTTTAGTTGGCCCAGACCAAAGAAGCTAATTCATTGGCTTGGCTTGCGTGTTGCATGCATTGGAGAAATGAAAGACTTTtgataagagtcttcttctctgacaattttagaaagaaaaaaaagactccTAAGATCATTGAATTCGAGttgaatcataaaaaatctaCTATAAATAGGAATCCCTCCCTCCATGGTCCTCCATCATGATctatctctcttctttctcttttttttctttatttttgccaGTTTCCATTCATTATAGCTGCCAGACTGATCGATTTGAACCATCAAGCTTCGCCACCTAACTGGCCTATCCTTAATATATCTTGATTTGAGCTAAAGCCATGGCCCTATCATACCTCTATTGGACTTCTAAGACATTgacattaaattaattaaatttcaaCAATCTTGAATAGGCATATTTGATTTGCTAGATTGAAGTGTAGATTGGTAAACACTACACTTGGATTTCTCCATAACAAAGGTAAATAACTTAACACTTCATAATAAGATATGTTGAACTGGTACCGCCGGCCGTATCGGCCGACCGACGTATGGTTCGGTACGGTTTCGTACCATACCAAACCGACAAAGGCAAGCAGACCCGAATCGGAAGAAgacaaagagagaaaaagagaaatagagagaggaggaagaaagaaaaagagagaggggaaggagccggcggggccaCCGGACGGCCTCCGCCTGGCCGTCGTGGCCATCGAAGGGTGCAATCCGCGCAACCGATGTCGCGGACGTGAAACAGGGGCGTCGCCCCTATTTCAcgagattttttaaaaaagatagttttaagtgaagccggcaaacagtttgccggcttcatgatttttatttttttaaaaaaaattaagtcggtaacccagttgccgacttcatgagtttaaaatcaaaaaaaaaaacgaaacaAAAGTcatctgtttcgaaaaagaagaaagggaCGGAGTCGCGGAGGGACTTCGCCTGCTCGACCGCCCTCAAACCGTCAGCATCGGCTCGCCGGCCACCGGAGGCCTCGCGACGGAGGCGACGTCCGTCCGATAGGTCTCTCCCCCTCcccgagcgctctctctctctttctcactctcttgAAAATCCTATCAGATGATACGGGACTCGAAAGCcctccgacggctcccacctctctctctctcctcctctctctttttttcttattatttttttttcataccgTCGGTGTACCAGATTTACCGACCGAATCGTGCCGGTTCCCCACTGATTCAGTACCATACAGGGTGTACCGACCGGTTCAGCACGGTATGGCAAATGCtgcttcataatattttttttttaaaattgttagAAGAAATGATCTTGAAAATGGATCAAGCATatgctattttttcttgaaacaAGAATATGTAATATGTATTTATTATTTCTATGAATAACTTATTTTTCAATACCAGATTAGCATTGAGCATCGAATTTGGAAAGTTAACCGGGTGACTTGTGAAATTATTTTTGTAGCTATGTATTCTCAGCATGATTATGATCTGGCTCTGCCAGTAAAGATTATTCGTTGGCCCtatcaatttataattaaaaaatttatttcgatATCAAGCCATCAGTGATTAAAATAATAGTATCAGTTTTTCATTATTTGACACATTCATGCATCCTGTATTTATTATCTAACTCATGCCATTAGATTATTATGTATTCATAGCTTGATTTTGGATTTGATATCAATTTCTGAAAACAcacttttgaaaaataaaaaaaatattattctttgaaTTTTGATATACTCAATTAATAACATgttataaattttatttgatctacTATCTCCTGTCATGCTTAGACTTAATTTTGATGTATTATGTTGCTTATTGGGTTGGTTGAGctcattatttctttttttttttttttttttccagatccTGATTCATGACTTGCTTGGGACTTGGACGAGCATGCTAAATTCTTTGGAGCAATTAGCAAATCTAGCTGTCTTGGTCATCTATGTTATTTGGTTTTTTTATTAGTTTAGCATAGTTTTAAAGATTTTTTGTTTAGATTGAATATTAGTAATATTTGAAATTTAATATCTTAGATTGTCTTGGGTTATTCCTCGATGAAACTGAtttattataatacttataaattaatttttgaggATTGAAGGCTTTTATCGTTgctttgaaattattataataatttgaTCAATAGCCTCGTATGCTTGTGTGGTCTGCCTTGCCGACTTATAGCATTTGTTATGCTCTTGATCTGGGCCCAAGAGAGAAACATCAAGTCTAATCATAACTGCCAACTGATTTTTAAGATTCAAAATATAGAGAAATGCCATGATAAGAGAGAAACCAAAATAGGAAAAGAGTTTTATTATCTTTAAACAAGTTCAGAACCATCTGAAAAACAAAATGACTGCAAAACCAAAATAAGACACCAATACTAGTCAAGCAAATTCAGCTCCTACTGCTCTAAGTTCCAGTCCTTTGGTGGAGTACAGTCTCTAAAAGACCAATTTTTTTAAGGAAAATGATCagttttttaagaaatttttatGTGCAAACCCtctcaaatatttaaatttacgtgaatattttcttaaaatttatattaacatATATACTCTTATAGAACTATATTTTTACATAAATACCCTCCACATAATGGTATCGCTAACACCgttaactaaaaatatatttatttaaattaaaaccaACAAAAATCATGAAATGACATATTTATCCCAATATGGATTACAGGTTAATGGGTCAGAACCAACCAGACCCATTATCTTTCCATTCTCTCTCGAACCGCATTCCTCTCGATCACCTGGCACTCATAATTCCTTAAAAGCTCTAGCACTACAAGAAAATTACTTATTAGTTAAGGCTAAATGCCGTCGCTAATTGTAAAAAGGTATTAGTGATGGCACACCATTGCCAATaagccataaaaaaaaaatttgaactgaAGATTATTATTAGTGATAGCAAAAAAAATCATCGCTAATAAAGTATTAATGATAATAATTAGCGACGTCATGTCCATTacttataataatttttaaatttttttataatttaaattaaaaaatatattagtgactgctgaagccatcactaataagctGTAGCCATCGTTAATATTTAGTAACAGTATTAGTGATGGATTTAGCTGTCgctgataatattttttaaaaaattataaaaaatatatttattaaaatctacTATAATTAAATTAGCAACCAACATATATTTACAGATACTATAACAACTAATAATCAACtatcatcatcataaataaaaaaactaatattatataaaaaatataaattatctaattctACAAGATAACATTATTCaaacatcaaaattaaatatattatatcaaaactaaaaaaaaaatcaacaaaggTTCTCTTCCTCCTCCTGTACATCATCGGCAGTAAGTGGATAAGAGTCAGATATCCCAGCatcctgtaataaaaaaataaaatattattaataatcttaaaattaaattaattgaaatcataaaattaaagtaATTGATGCACTTTAAGCTTAAACCTTTTATAGAGGGTTATGTTTTGATATACTCCTTCAATTTTTTTGAACGAATTATTTCTACACATTCTATTCGATTATACGAACTATAAACACCTTCAACCAGTCCGTCAAATGGTTGGATTGAATTTTGATCTTCTGAATACCCCCTCCCTCCTACTTGAAGTATAAACAGACACGGATAGATATATTCCGATATACTCTTTtgattctcaaacagattattcctacatatttcattcgatttTATAAAGCTATAAACATCTTCAATCCATCTATCGAAtggttaaataaaattttaacccTCTAGATATCTCTTTTCTTCTGCTTGAAGCTTAAATCGGTACGGAGAGATATATTTCGATACGCTCCTCCAATTCTCAAACGAATTATTCCTACATATCCCATTCGATGATACGAATATATCTATATCTTCATTCTATCCATTGAATGGATAGATTGATTTTTGACCCCTATGTCCTCTTTTTCCAactcaagcctaactatgtgaagtttctaaatataaaaatttaaaataagtaaaaaattttattaatactaCTTGACTTACCTACTATGATAGTTATAACAACGAGCTCAACTGATTATACAGATGTGGATATTGTAAAATCTCAACAATGGTCTCGCAAACGACATCTTGAAAACTCTAAGATTGCTGATAAAAAAGCCTCTTCATGACCTCTTCAACATGTACATCATCCCATGTCTAGGTCATCGAGTTTTGAAAAGAAGATATCGAAGACCAGCAAGTTGTTAGAGAGTCGAagctatatctgaatcctatgaTTCGGCTCCTACTCACTCCTTCAATGGTCCTGAGCCATCCTTTGAGATCAAGGAGAGACTTAGAGGACTAGTCCTCATAGTGCCGTGCTACAACATACTCCACATGATCCACCTATatagtttaaaaaattattaatgccgttatatatatatcagtatatataaaaatttaataaataatatttttaattatcatgATTTATTCGGACCTAGAATCTAGGTAATCATCGATCCTCCTAGATTGATGTATGGCCTCCCAAAACTACAGTTATCCTGGTATATGATCCAACTACCGTgtctataataagtaaataataaaattaagttaataaaaatatatatataatcaactaaatatgagattaatataagtttaaaatttttatcaagctATCTGCTATAATATGTGTGTCGACGGAGCCACCAATGTGCTTAATCGGATCCTACTGGGCTGTTTGGCCATGCAGACACAAATAGGATTTAAAAGACATGATGACAAAGAAACCTAAAATATCACTTAACCTCCTGCTGCCCACCGGCTATACGAGAGTATTTCTTGTTATGACTGTGTAGATAACCACCAGTATCAACATGTTGCAGTCTTATTTTCTGGTCTTGCCTCCATGTTTTCCCATTCCCCTCAATTTCAAGCCTGAAAGGAGAAGGCCAGGACCAAACAGGATAAGCCATTTTGATGCATGAGTTAAATGCTAGTCAAATCCTTTTAGGTCAAAAGCAGTTTCTCACCGCCGGTAATCTCCAGTATCTGACTCTCTATCACCTCCAAAACAGCTAACCTACAGGTATGGTAAAATAAGTGTCAGGAAAATTAGTTCCTGGAATTATGAGTTGTGACAATCCAAAAGGTGCAGGATTTGAAAGGGAATGATAGGAATACAGAAAACTGAAAACATACAATTCCAGAATGGAAAGCACAGCATCAACATGCCATGGAGTTTTCATCAGAAGAGCAATTATCAATTATCTAAGGTtagttttgttaaaaaaattttaaaattctatatGCTGTTCCAGTAAGAAAATAAAGGCATATATTTAAGAAATGTCAAGATTGGTGAGTTCTAAGCGCCTGTTGTTAGCTCAACAACTGAATCTGTAACGTTCTCAGACCAAATTTAGGAATGACATCCTCGACCATCTGCAGACAAAATTTTAGTCCTACCATGTCAGCTCTGCAGGTAGAATCCACCTTCCAAGCAGGAACTGGACCCACAAACCCTACACTGTAAACATTATTGTCAACCATCTGATCTGTAGGCTGGAATACCATGCTTCCaaatatattttctttaagaagcaCCCACCCAATCACAAACAGATGGTATAACGTCTGTTGTTTATGAATCTTTCCCAGTAAACAGACTTACTTCCATGCCTTCCTGTTTATTGACATCCTTAACTTTGGAATCTTTGAGAAAGATTTTTCTTTATTCTCAAGTCTAAGATTTTTCTTTATTCTCAAGTCTTCTACATATTAGCTGGTGTCTTTTCATTTATATATAACTATGAATAAAACAAAATCTCTAGTGCAGTAATTCCTTTGATACATACAATTAGCACTAGGAACAGTCGATCACCCAGTTCGCACTGATACATTCAAGCTTCATGGCATCGCATGGACAAACAGAAACAGGATTTGACAGCAATTGCCAATTCTTTCTGTAGAGTGATTAGACATATCTAGGAGCCAAAAAACTTCGATCTAGGACATTGTACCCACTATGGGACCTCTCTTGAAACTTGCTATTGCACCCATTTTCTAAGCTCTTCTGCACTTCGAAACTTTTTAAAAGATTGGCTTCCACACACCTGCATCCACTCCCAATTCTAGTAAACAAGCACGTAAATGGAAAAATGAGTACTTGCATGTATCTAGAAATACATGTGATTGTTTACCAATGTTCAATAAGTTCAAGAACAACATTTCAACTCAATTGGAAAGAAATGCAAGACCAATCTAATGAAATAGTTAATCATAACAATATGATATGACTTGATAGGTTCAAGCATGATAAGTGGTACCACATCAATATTAACATCATCATCAGAACTAACATGAATCAACATAAACATGAACTCCATTATACAAATGAAATAACTGGTTCTATCACCAACACCAAATACACCCCTGAGCAGTTGACCATTCTCGATTAATTTAAACTTCTTCGGATAATGTAGGTGTACTTGATAATTCATCACAGCAATCACATGAATGAGCATCGAACGAATGCTAATGGTGCAACATAAACATATGTCTACAAAATCAAAGGATTCACTTATAGCATATCAATGGTCTCAATTAAGACAAAAAGGTGGTGCTGGAAAAGCATCCGCTCTGCTTGAACTGAAAAGAATATGAATCAAGGTTGCACAAAACCAACATAGTTAATAAAATGATATAGTGGCCTGTATCTGAAATAGCAAAAAGCCAAACTGATATATGAGGCACTTGTTATATGTAGTCATTCAATGCATGAAATGTTGGATCGACTTAGATTACATCAAGTCCTTGTGATGTTCCATATTACTGAGTTCACTGGGACTAATCACCATGGTCTTTCTTACAAGTCAGATCAGCACCCAAGCTGTTAGCAAGGTATGATTTGATTGACTAAATCTGTATCTTAACTGTATATGGTATTATGAACCACAAGCAGCTCAATGTTGATACATCTAAACTATTAAGCATCCAAGAAGCTTCAAATTGCAAGGTACGATCTAATATAACCTAGTTTTTAAAGTCAAAGTTTGAGATCGTGTTCGCAGCCCCTCCTCTCCATATTTAAAGAAGTCAACTAATCATTCAAAAGTCAAAAGAGCCATTGTTGCTTTACAAGCAAGACTTCTGAAAAACAAGAGCCACAGCACAATAGTTTCCTTTGGCATCCAAATCATTTATTAAGCTGGTGCAAATGGTAGCTATGGTGCACTGATGTATTTACTAGAAAGAATCAAATTAAGGAAGTTTGTTGATAAAGCGAAAAGCTTCACAATATattgggggaaaaagaaaaatgaaaaggcAAGAGATCTGAGCATTCCTGTCTGTTGCAAGGTTGTTGAAGTCCAAGTCTTGGCAATCCACATTGGCCAACTGAATCAAAAAAACCCAAGATCACTTGTATTTAAAGCGGATGACTTTCATCATTTTACACTATGTTCTAAATGTTCAAGTCCATTTCATTCATCTGATTAGAAAATTAGAAAATGGAGGTCAAACATAGTTATATCACCTTGTTTTATTAAATCATTTTCATTGAATTTCATAACATAGTCCTTTTTACAATTTTATGATCCAAAGCTTCTTGGATATAATCAGATCATAGTTCTTGTTCTCATTAAATCAGTGATATAAGAGAAATGGTAAAGTTTGCTTCTATCTTAGTTAAAAAACCAGAATCACCAAGATATTGCCAACAACTTATACAATTAAAAATTTGTCATATAGAAAATATTTATATTGCCAAAATAAAGGTTAAGTTTATCAGCATGTCAAATTGATCTTGACTTATATTTGATTTGCCAGCATTTGCAAACATCTCAACCAATATATAGGAACATTTTGGTTGATATTTCTAAGTATGCCAACTTACATCAACAAGGAGGAAAATGGACAACATGGTGAACCATCCAAATTGATAATCTGCACCATTCATCAagttctatatattttaaaatacatgtgGACTAAAATTCAAGCGGTTCAGAACTTCAGATAGTTCCTGACCATAGATGAAACAAACTCTTCTTCAATTTGTGAAGATCATTTCTTGAGTGATCATTCCATATGCACGTAATTAGCCTCCAAAACATCTGAAAAACCTTAATCATTGCCACTTTGGACATTTTAGACCATGAAGAATGGTGTAGGACAAGATGAGAACCGTTATCAATTGATAATGATATAGGGAAACTGGAATAATTACATTCATAACAATtgtctcaatcaaattaaactgatATGAAGATCATGATAAGCATATATTCCTCAAGTCGCAAAGGAAGAcataaaaaaaagattcaaaactTCACTCACCTCCAAATTACCAGTTATGGGTGATGCATGCAAGTGGCTATGCAGCCATTTTCGAGTTCTCATATGTTGCATTCATATGATCGTTCCATTTGGTATGGAATCACCATGTTTAGCAGATGAATCTGGTAGAGGCTTTATAATCTGCAGAACTTATTGTATAGTAAGTGGCAAAACAGAGACAAATAAAATAAACAACTATCAGAGACAAAatttaaaaggataatttttgaaagaatgataactgttttttttttctttcacgaaGTGATCATCAGCATCCATCTGCGAATGGTACCCATGGTAGCTAGAACTTCagcatatatatattttagtGCTTAGTGAAACATAAGATTTAGCAGATTTAATAACTACAAGAATAAGTATATCAATGACTGAATTAGTGAGTCTTTATGTTTGCATTTATATTCAAACAAATCCTCTACGAGCAGATGTAACTGTAACTTCGAGCTTGATGACTAacaagattcaaaaatttattcatcttctttattatatgtgtacacacacatatatatacatgtatatgtatatacgtacatGAAGTGCCTCGATAAAATATACCTTTCATGTTGTATTAAAAGCATCATGCTTAAAGCAACTTATGAAATCCTTTTAAGTTTTGCCAAGAGAGAAGATATATAAATATCTTCTCCTTTTTGCCTTCCATAGTCATCATTCAGTTGAAGGACTACGACTAAGCTAACTAAATGGTTTAGATGACGTTCTAGTTTTGTGTGCTTCAAATCATTATGGTTAATATATGTAGATGTAAAGCCATCTAAAGATCTAATGAATgtaatgaaaaaattataatattctcttTTACATCA
The DNA window shown above is from Elaeis guineensis isolate ETL-2024a chromosome 8, EG11, whole genome shotgun sequence and carries:
- the LOC105049552 gene encoding stromal cell-derived factor 2-like protein isoform X1 — translated: MQHMRTRKWLHSHLHASPITGNLEVSCFGGDRESDTGDYRRLEIEGNGKTWRQDQKIRLQHVDTGGYLHSHNKKYSRIAGGQQEDAGISDSYPLTADDVQEEEENLC
- the LOC105049552 gene encoding stromal cell-derived factor 2-like protein isoform X2, yielding MYQCELGDRLFLVLIVSCFGGDRESDTGDYRRLEIEGNGKTWRQDQKIRLQHVDTGGYLHSHNKKYSRIAGGQQEDAGISDSYPLTADDVQEEEENLC
- the LOC105049552 gene encoding stromal cell-derived factor 2-like protein isoform X3, encoding MQHMRTRKWLHSHLHASPITGNLEVSCFGGDRESDTGDYRRLEIEGNGKTWRQDQKIRLQHVDTGGYLHSHNKKYSRIAGCWDI